ATACAAAGCCGGCCATTAAACGAATTGCCTGCTTTTACCCGAAACCCACCTTTGTAATTTTTAAATTACCAGCACAAACACAACGCTTTAAGTTTGTAAATTACCATCAGCATTAACCAAACAATAAACCCGCTATTATCATGAAAACCTTTTTACTGCTGTTTGCAGCCCTGCTGCTTTCGGGCTATTCGTATGCCCAACAATTACCGGCCCGTTGGGATGAGTTAGTTGCCTCCGATTTTCCGGCTGCGCTCGAAAAATCGTCAAAAACCTGTATCCTGCCAATTGGCATCCTCGAGAAACATGGTCCTCACTCGCCTATCGGTACTGATTTGATCCATGTGCGCGAATGGGCCGCGCATGCTGTTAAAAGCGAATATGCTGTAGTTTTTCCAGATTATTTTTACGGGCAGATTAATGAAGCACGCCATCAGCCCGGCACATTCGCACTGCCAAGCAAAGTGATCTGGGATTTGCTGGAAGCCACCTGCGATGAAATTGCCCGCAATGGTTTTGATAAAATTGTGATATTGAACGGTCACGGCGGCAACCCGGAGTTTATCCAGTTTTTTATGCAATCGCTGTTGAATAAACGCCATAATTATGCTGTATACTTTTACAACCCTCGCGGCGGCGATAAGGAATATGCCGAGCAATACCGCAAAATGCATAAATCACCGATGGAAAACGATCAGCATGCCGGCGAAAGTGAAACTTCTACCCTGCTTTACTATCGTCCTGATTTAATGAAGATGGACAGGGCCGCATCGCAATCGGGCGATAACCAGCATCGCTCCAGTCTGCCTAATGTTTATACGCCAATATGGTGGTACGCTGCTTACCCTAATCACTATGCAGGCGAGGGCGCTAAAGCCACACCCGAGTTTGGCAAATTTATAGCCGAGCATGAGATTGCTACGTTTATACAGGCGCTTAAAGTTATTAAGGCCGATACCAGCACCATTAAACTGCAAAATGAGTTTTATGATAAGGTGGATGCGCTGAATAAGTAGTTAAATTTATAAAATAAGCCAAAACGCCGTCGCTCGGCTCCTGCCGAGTGACGACTATCCTACGGCCTCTGGCCGACTCGCTTACGCAGGCCAGAGGCCTGAAAATAATTGCCACTCGGCTCCAGCCGAGCGGCAGCGGGATTGTTGTGTGTTGCGTTATAAAGATTTCTTTTAATCCTCCTTAAAGCCCAACACTTCATCAATCATCCCGAAAGCCTTAGCCTCTTTAGCTATCATCCAATAATCCCTGTCAGATACTTCATGAATTTTTTCGTAGCTCTGGCCGCTGTGTTTGGCGGCAATATCATAAAGCTCCTTTTTCATTTTGGCAATCTGTATGGCGGCAATCTCTATATCTGATGCCTGCCCCTGCGCGCCACCTAAAGGTTGGTGCATCATGATACGCGAATGGGGTAACGCTGCTCTTTTACCATGTGCACCAGCACAAAGCAACGTTGCAGCCATTGAAGCAGCCAGGCCCGTACAAATAGTTGCTACATCGGGCGAAATGAACTGCATAGTATCATAAATACCCAACCCCGCGTATACCGAACCACCCGGCGAGTTAATATAGATCTGGATATCCTTTTTGGCATCTGCCGATTGCAGGAACAGCATCTGCGCCTGGATAATATTGGCAACATTATCATCCACAGCGGTACCCAGAAAGATG
The sequence above is a segment of the Mucilaginibacter celer genome. Coding sequences within it:
- a CDS encoding creatininase family protein is translated as MKTFLLLFAALLLSGYSYAQQLPARWDELVASDFPAALEKSSKTCILPIGILEKHGPHSPIGTDLIHVREWAAHAVKSEYAVVFPDYFYGQINEARHQPGTFALPSKVIWDLLEATCDEIARNGFDKIVILNGHGGNPEFIQFFMQSLLNKRHNYAVYFYNPRGGDKEYAEQYRKMHKSPMENDQHAGESETSTLLYYRPDLMKMDRAASQSGDNQHRSSLPNVYTPIWWYAAYPNHYAGEGAKATPEFGKFIAEHEIATFIQALKVIKADTSTIKLQNEFYDKVDALNK
- a CDS encoding ATP-dependent Clp protease proteolytic subunit produces the protein MNIKNEFRKYAVGHRRVQSLHVDRFIGQVNNGRINMGMTPYIMEERQLNISQMDVFSRLMMDRIIFLGTAVDDNVANIIQAQMLFLQSADAKKDIQIYINSPGGSVYAGLGIYDTMQFISPDVATICTGLAASMAATLLCAGAHGKRAALPHSRIMMHQPLGGAQGQASDIEIAAIQIAKMKKELYDIAAKHSGQSYEKIHEVSDRDYWMIAKEAKAFGMIDEVLGFKED